The genome window AATTCTTCTTTCATTAAAACTATATACTTTTAATAGTTGAAGGCAGGGATCATGTCTAAGGCAGGTCTCCTCTTTCCTAGGACAATAACTCCAACTCCCTCTACTATCCCAGTTGTCCTCAATAGACTATACCAACTTATCAAGTCCCTCTTTACGTGCAGGAGTCAAAACTGGAGCCAATACTCTCGGTCTGGCCTAACTAGTGTATAATACGACCGATGATAATCTTCCTTGTTTTAGACACTATACTTTCACTGATGTTATCCAAGGTCACATGAGCATTTCCTGACACATGAGGATGCCAAAGTTAAAAATTGGGAATGTTATGCCTCTTAACCAAGCTTCTGTTCCCACTCCAGAGTCTCTGGGAAATGTGTTCAAACTGCTCACATCTATAAAAGAAACACTTTCTTATAAGATGGTAACAATTTTCCTAATTACCTCTTCAACAAATATGATTTCTTCATAGCCAGTCTAGTTCCTACAATGCCTCTTTATTTATGATCCATTTACTGAGTACATTCTCAATACCCAAAACAGTACTAGATGTTAAAGGATGGGGAAAAGTCCTCCAGAAGGATGGGATTGAGAAGCTACACCCCCATGTCAGGACTTCCCAACAGTTTCATCATTGTGTTTTGAATGGTAGAATATTCCGTATTATCCTGGAAAAAGATAGTGCTGTACAAAACTTTCTCTCCCCAGTCACAATACACACacagcacaaaaaaagaaataagcttttgCTGTTTAAAGTCACTGAGGGTTTGATGTTGTTTGTTACTTCAGCATAATGTAGCCCAATTTATTGACTCAAAACTGGATATGGAAGTAAAGCACTGCTGTAAcaaaaaaactctaaaatatatggcattaaatcaaaactacaatgaggtactacctcacaccaTCATTaaaagtcagaatggccatcattaaaaagtctacaaataacaaatgctggagagggtgtggagaaaagggaaccctcctacactgctggtgggaatgtaaattggttcagccactggggagaacagtacagaggttcctcaaaaaactaaaaataggattaccatataattcagcaatcccactcctgggcatatatccagacaaaactgtaattcaaaaaggtacatgcacccctatgttcatagcagcactattcacaatagccaagacatggaaacatgcTACATGTCCActgaccgatgaatggataaagaagatttggtacatatatacaatggaatactactcagccacaaaaaagaatgaaataatggcatttgcaccaacatggatgcaactagagattatcatactaagtgaagtaagtcagaaagagaaagacaaataccatatgatatcacttatatgtggactctaaaatatgagacaaattaacttatctacaaaacagaaacagaatcatggacatagagaacagactggtggttgccaagttGGAGGGGGTTAGGGAAGGGATGGAGTAggaagttggggttagcagatataggcttttatatatagaatggataaacaacaaggtcctactgtatagcacagggaactatattcagtatcccatgataaaccataatgaaaaagaatattaaaaaaaaagaatgtatatatgtgtataactgaatcactttacagtaataaacacaacattgtaattcaactatacttcaattaaaaaaaaaggcattagtCTAGGGGTGagatggtgggaaatgagaaaacTGTTATTAGCAGAGGGGAGGATCCATACGGGGAGCTGGTAACTTGTCCTTTCGTTTATAGGTCTCAGGGACAGACAAGAGGAGTCACATGTAGATCTGATGGAGAGAATACCATGTACCACCCAGAGTTCCTGGACTTTTAACTTAAAGCTGTGCCTGGATAGGCAGGTTGAGGCATCTCTATTTGGGCAGGGAGAAGTGTATTTTTCCTGCCAGAAAGAACACAAGCTAAATCTTTGGTATCCAGAGGGGCAGAATGTACAGTCACTGATTCAGTTTGCCAGATACTGTTGGTTTTCTCTTCCTAAACACATGGTAAAATTGTTCTTCTTATCCTTTTGGGGGTTAGGAGTGGCCATGTAATTTGATTTGGCCTATGAAATGTGATTGgttgtgatatttgtcttttccagGCAGAAAATTCAAGAGCCAAGGTCCCCTTTGGGCATCTTCCTTTGGGGATTATGGAAGCATAGGTTGGAGCCTGCATCCCAATGTGAGAACAACGTGTAACAGAAGCTACTAGGCAACCCTGAATGGATAGGTAGAATAAGCAGGAAATAAACCTTTGCTTACTTTAATACACTAAAATTTGGGAATTTTTGTTACTGAAACATAACTTAACCCAAATGACTGATACACTATGTAAGCTTCAACAAGCCCTATAAgtgtgtgcctctgtttcctcacccgTGATGCAGACATAAAAAAAGAACCTACCTCATAGAATTATTGTAGAGACTGCatgtgctatatataaaatatttacaatagtgcCTAGGAagaataagtgcttaataaatattagctgttttttttttatttgaaagatttTCACAGATGACACTGATACCCCCATATCATATCCCCTTGGCCCACCTGGTTTCAGCCACAGAGGGTAGCCCTGTGTTTGCTCAGACTTACCTCTGCTGATAAATTCAATGCTGCATTTCTATTTTCTATCATAATATGGAAGCCTGTTCAATCTATGGGCAGAAACAGTCCAGAGACACTGGGGAGTTATTGGCCCTAGGAGCAACCctcctgctcaaaaccctccaaagaTTTCTCTGCAGCTTGAATCAGATCCAAAGTCCCTGCCTTTTGAATAAGATCCAAACTCTATCAAATCCTAGAAAAATTTATATAATCTGGTCCCTTCCAGTCATTTCAGTCTAAACACTCATACTCTCCTGTCCACTCATTAAGTTCCAGCTATACTGGCCCTCTTGATGTTTCTAAAACACATCAAACTTGTTACTGCATCAgaacctttgcacttgctataaCTTTTGCTGGGAATACACTTCCCTCAGCTCTTTGATGCTTGACTTTTCATCTGACAGAACTCAGCCCAAATGACATCTCCTGAGATAAATTTTCTTTGACCATTCTTGATAAAAGAATGCCTCCAGTCTTATGTTTGTAGGTCCcttatccttctttttctttacagcAAAAATTATGATCTGAAATTATATTAATTCATTCGTTTGCTTGTACATTTTCAGAATTCCCTATTATAAGAAAAGTTCCATGTAGCCATAGACTTTGTCTTGCTTGTTCACTGATGTTTCTACAAAGCCTAGAACACTACCTGGTACACAGTAAATCCtcaagaagtatttgttgaataaaacagaatgaatgaacctccaatttacagataaggaaatgtgGCTCTGAGAGTTGgagtaactttcccaaagtctTACAGCGTTTCTACAGATGTTCCTGATTCTAAATCCTACTGACTTCTGCAACAGCAAGGTACTGTCTAAAGAGATCGAAGTGTCAGGCAGCAGGCAGGGCGAGATGACATGCAGGTGTTGGATTCTATCGTGGACACGATCAAAACCAAAAAGGCATATTGATCACACTTTCCCCAGGGAGCCCTGAATTGCCAATGGAACAAGATAACTTGAGAAATCTATTGATCTCCCATTTTTGTTATGCTGTACAGGTGACAAGGATCAATGGAGATTTGTACTCTTCTACCCATGACCTTGCGACCTAAATTTGTATTTCCACCCAGATTCCCAAAACTTTGCAAAATGCACAGCTCCGAGTGCCAACACCTTATTTAACTTAGTGTCACCGTCTGTGACAGCTCTGCTTTCCCAGCTCCTGTCAATTCAGAGAAACGTCTCCCCGTCGTCTCCTGCTTCCTGCACCGGAAGCTAGCACGCCCCACCCAGCTGTCCTCTTACTGAGCGTCTGACACACACATTGGCCCACAGCCCGCAGAGGGGCGGGGCTTCTGTCTCGGGGGGCTCTTCAGAAGGGATCTGAGGTCTGAGAAGCCCAACGTTGCTAAAGCACTAGCCCTCTCCCGGCCTCcttcactgagcctgtgctttgcctgcctgctttctctttcttttctggctCAGCTTGAGACAGAGGATCATTCCAGAGGAGGCTCAGGTCTTGGATTTTAACGGCAGTGATGGAAAAACATGAGAATGTTTCCTGGATCTACCAAAAGGAACTGGAAGATCCATTCAAGAAATACCTGAACAACACTGATGACTACCTAGCTTTGCTCTGCGGGCCTCCACGCAGCCACCTCTTCCTGCCGGTGTCTGTGGTGTATTCTCTGATTTTTGTGGTGGGGGTCGCTGGCAATCTCCTGGTGTGCCTGGTGATTCTTCGGCACCAGACTATGAAGACACCCACCAATTACTACTTCTTCAGCTTGGCAGTCTCCGACCTCCTGGTCCTGCTTCTCGGGATGCCCCTGGAAGTCTATGAGATGTGGCGCAACTACCCCTTCCTTTTTGGGCCCGTGGGCTGCTACTTCAAGACGGCCCTCTTTGAGACGGTGTGCTTCGCCTCCGTCCTCAGCATCACCGCGGTCAGCGTGGAGCGATACGTGGCCATCCTCCACCCGTTCCGTGCCAAGCTGGAGAGCACCCGGCGGCGGGCCCTCCGAATCCTCGGCCTCGTCTGGGGCTTCTCTGTTCTCTTGTCTCTGCCCAACACCAGCATCCACGGCATCGAGCTCCGCTACTTCCCCAATGGGTCCTTCGTCCCGGGCTCTGCCACCTGCACGATCATTAAGCCCATGTGGATCTACAGTTTCATTATCCAGGTCACCTCCTTCCTCTTCTACATCCTCCCCATGATGGTCATCAGTGTCCTCTACTACCTCATGGGGCTCAAAGTGAGTATCCAAGCCGGCTGCAACCATGATGGCAGcatcccttcttttttctcttactcAAAGTTCGGAGAAACATTTAGAACTGGAGAAGTTCAGAATTGGAAGGGAGCATAGAGAAAAATAGGATGAGCTCAGAGGGGAAACTTGCAAGTTAAAGGACTGGATTCAAATTGGACAAACAGTAACCACAACTGTAAGTCATTTCCTTTAAGTCACCTTCCATTGTTCTTCCCTCTATACCTGTGGTTCTCAAACCTAGGTATTCCTACAAATCACCTGGAAACCTCACTATGGGTACCCATGGGCAGGTCGCTCCCTCCAGGAAAATCTGATTCAGTATGTCTGACGTTGAGCCTCATTTTAAATAGCACAAGGTAGCTGCCCATGGAGAGACTGTTTCACACCCTGCTGTCTCTTTCCTGCCCTCACCTGCTTTGCCTGCATTGAAATTTTCCTCTGCACCAACTTGGTCtgagtataaaataaacaatcccTGCCTGTTTTATACTCCAAGACGAATATAGTTTTAAAGTCAGACCCTTCTTTGTGGTTGCTTTGATCCTTTGGTTGAAATATcagattaaaatgcaaaaatatggCCTAAGTGAGATCAACCTGGACTTCTTTTCAACAGGTGGAGATTGAGGGACGAGGAATTAAACAGAGTACATAAAATAGATTAGAAGACAGTGTGAATAAGAGATAGCTGGAATTAACAGAATATTATTACTTAGTTTGCAACATTTTATAATTAGAGCTTTCTCTCCTGTGCTCATCACGGTaaaccaatttctttcttttcttttctttctttctttccctttctttctttcttccttccttccttcctttcttccttctctcctttcttctttctttccttttcttttttcctggatCTGAATTGTCTGaaactgttgttttgttttgcttttgatgAAGTTAGGAGTGAGTCTATATGATTCCTTTCCTGGTATATTCTGcagccaaattcatagagatgaAATCTAACTGTGACAGTTTTATACCCATTTAATAGGTAGGTTGTGTAGGAAATAGTCATGAGACCACTTAGACTCCCAGGTCTGAAGCTCACATATAATATGCCTTTAGGCAAAGCCCCTTAATTCTTTCCTGGAgttaggttttacatttataaaatgaaaaggttACATCAGATCATATCTAAGTCTCCTGATAGCTCTAACAGCCTGTGATTccctaaaaaaaaaggaaaggaaaatctgTGAGTGGGAGCAAtgtgaattataaatgaaagtaaaacaaaGCAGACATCACATTCACATCATACATACCAAGATGGCTCTGATACCATGTATTATGTGATAATTAATATACTCCCATCTCAGTGCCTCTCTGAGAAAGGTGTGTGTCAGAAATGAGTGTTCCACAGATGGTCCTTTCAAATAAATACTGTGCCTAAGCAGAGTGGCAACGTCTAAGGAGAAAGAATAGATTTTAAGTACAACAGATGTCTGGACACAGGAGTAAATCTAATCAGGCAGAGTTATGCCAGTCTCCGGGAGGGCTGGCCCCTATAATTCCCAGAGACAAGTGTCAACCCAGACTAGTTCACAGTCATCATGTCTTTAGAAAGCCCTGTGTATCCAACTGTGGCGGAAAGGACTTCTGCATGATTCCAAATATCATGAGCCCTATGAGAAATATCCACCTCAAATTTATCAATACCATCTCTTCAAACGGCAAACAATCACTTGCCTTGGATCaatttagaggaaatatttaactGTGAATAGGAAACACGTTTCCCCCCCAAGCAATTAATTTAAGTGTCACTTTGTTTGGTTGTCATGAATCTACAGCTACCTTGTATCAGAAGCTAAGTGATAGCTCAGACAACGGCTTAGAAACCACCCTAGTTTGCTTTGCGTGTGTAGTGCAACTTACAGCATCCTATTCTCAGGAAGGATGAGGTGTTACCCAGAGGACACCAGGAAAGGAACTACGGCTTAGAATGTCACTTCTATAGTAACATTTAATTTAAAGACCTCTAGACTGGGAATCAGAAGTAGGCCTTAGTCTGTGGCATTGGTCTCAAGACCTTTGCACCTTTTGCTCTGTTTTTGCCAGAAATGTTCCTTCTGTCTACTACCACAATCGTTTTTGCCTTTCTAACTCCCACTGATCCTTTAAATCATACTTCACTcacacttcctccaggaagctctccctGATTCCCTAACTACCTGGTTCCTCTCTAGGTGCTCATGATTCTTAGCAATTTCCCATCATTGCATTTATCACAATTTATAATTCTATATTTGTGGGTTCCTTAACTTCTTCCTCTccaactagactgtaagctcaatgaatgagtgaatgaggctaaattatttcctttattgctgGACTTCAGCTTCTCTACCTTCAAAATGGGAGACTTGGAAACACTGTCTCAAAAAGCCTTTTTGATCTAAAAGATTTTTGAAGAGATTCAATCAATTCTGAGGAGTACTGATTCTCATGGCAAGTCGAAAGTTATGATTGACTGTGGGCCCCATTGCCTTCAGAAGGCAGAAAACCAAGACTGATGTACTCCCAGGACCAGGGAAGAATGAGGGGAGCAATACGTATGCTCAAAGCTGAGCAATCAGAGCTGCTTCATCGTTACAGGACACAAGTGTCCACCGAGCTGCTCTCCAGGGTTCGAACATAATGGAGTTGGGAAACAGGCAATCCCAGGGCAAGTTCCTTCCCACCTGGGAAGCTCTCACCTAGTCCTTGTATCTCCCACATGCAGCATTAAAGCTTGAGCCAAAGAGGATGGATTATGAATTGTAGCAGAATTCAGCCAGGACAAACAGGGTTggactggtttttttttaaataaacggATTTTGTTCAGATTATAGAGATATTTACACAAAAGCTATGATTATATCTTGGCATCCTAAAgctatataaatgaatcacagtCTACATAAATGAACAGCTGGTGAAATGATTTTAAGCAGTATAAACAACTGATCAGGATTATACATCAGTCTGAATGATAATCAACCTCACGTCTCCCCTTCACCTTTTATCttacataaaaataactaaaaggaGTGAGGTAGGAAGGGTTCTGAACTTCCTATAGAGTGATGACAATTTTCCTCTCCTATTTTTGTAAGTTGACTTTTAAAGTGTTTAGGCGTGGGTGAGAATAATTAATGGACAAATATCTACTCTACCAAACATCTGAAGGGAAATGAAATTATTCAACAAGAAATAAAGCAGCATTTAATATTGGCTAGACAAACTGGATTCTATTCTACTATGTCAACCCCTTCAAATTCTGCTGGAACAATGTATAATATGCATAAACATTCTGTTTCTGACTCTTCTTCTAGTTGGCTAGTTGTGTCACTGTAACCTAAGGAAGCTGAAATGTGATGATTAATAGacacataatttttcttttcagtgcaaACTGAGCTGTACAAGAAGCCTGTTCGTAAAAAGATTGTGTGCACCATTTGCTTGCTGTTTGATTGAAGGAAATTTTTCCCTGGGGTGGAGAAATTCCCAGTGAGAATTGTTAGACCCACCGAAGAAGTGACTAACAGATCTTAAAAATCCTTCTTTGTTCTTGACTATGGACTGGAATCAAATAATGGAATAACTATCTTGTAATAAggacaacattttttaaatggtatgaAATCATTAGAACGTAATTGAAGATGAGTTAGGAAGATGTGCAGTTTGGTGCATTGCTCTAACCTTCAACACCAGTGGTTTTCTTCTCAGTGTATCTGGATGCTTCTTTGCATTAGCACGGGTACAGCTTGTGGTGAATGGTACCATGAGAAGGAGAATTTCTAGAAGGGACTCAGTAATATACACATGAGTGGACCTAcagttacaaataaatatttcataaaaatgccTTTCGAGTAAACCCAGGACAATAATCAGAACCACAAtatatgaaactttttttttttttggccatgctgtg of Delphinus delphis chromosome 3, mDelDel1.2, whole genome shotgun sequence contains these proteins:
- the NMUR2 gene encoding neuromedin-U receptor 2; amino-acid sequence: MEKHENVSWIYQKELEDPFKKYLNNTDDYLALLCGPPRSHLFLPVSVVYSLIFVVGVAGNLLVCLVILRHQTMKTPTNYYFFSLAVSDLLVLLLGMPLEVYEMWRNYPFLFGPVGCYFKTALFETVCFASVLSITAVSVERYVAILHPFRAKLESTRRRALRILGLVWGFSVLLSLPNTSIHGIELRYFPNGSFVPGSATCTIIKPMWIYSFIIQVTSFLFYILPMMVISVLYYLMGLKLRKDQPLEADEVTANIQRPSRKSVTKMLFVLVLVFAICWAPFHIDRLFFSFVEEWTESLAAVFNLIHVVSGVLFYLSSAVNPIIYNLLSRRFRAAFWNVITPSCKQRPSQNHPQGPSVQQNIFLTECHLVKLTEDVGPQFPCQLSICSSHFPTALCTGQALRKELSKS